The following coding sequences lie in one Fundulus heteroclitus isolate FHET01 chromosome 20, MU-UCD_Fhet_4.1, whole genome shotgun sequence genomic window:
- the LOC105918296 gene encoding glycerol-3-phosphate dehydrogenase [NAD(+)], cytoplasmic: protein MMAAPKKVCVIGSGNWGSAIAKIVGANAAKYDTFDTTVNMWVFEETVNGRKLSEIINTDHENVKYLPGHKLPPNVVAVPDLAESVKGADILIFVVPHQFIARVCDTIKDHIKKETVGMSLIKGVDAGPEGLKLISEVIRGKLGITMTVLMGANIANEVAEEKFCETTIGCKDKVYGPLLKELMQTTNFRVTVVEESDVVEICGALKNIVAVGAGFCDGLGFGDNTKAAVIRLGLMEMIAFAKVFCTDCPVSPATFLESCGVADLITTCYGGRNRKIGEAFAKTGKSIEQLENELLNGQKLQGPATASEVHVILKQKSMMDKFPLFTAVYQICFNGHPVTEFIKCLQNHPEHL, encoded by the exons ATGATGGCAGCGCCCAAGAAAGTCTGTGTGATCGGCTCTGGTAACTG GGGCTCAGCCATTGCCAAGATTGTGGGAGCCAACGCGGCCAAATATGACACGTTTGACACCACAGTGAACATGTGGGTGTTTGAGGAGACGGTGAACGGCCGTAAGCTTTCGGAAATCATCAACACGGACCATGAAAATGTGAAGTACCTGCCGGGTCACAAGCTGCCCCCCAATGTG GTGGCCGTTCCAGACCTGGCCGAGTCGGTGAAGGGAGCCGACATCCTGATTTTTGTGGTTCCTCACCAGTTCATTGCCAGGGTGTGCGACACCATCAAAGATCACATAAAAAAGGAGACCGTGGGGATGTCTCTCATCAAG GGTGTAGACGCAGGACCGGAGGGTCTGAAGCTCATCTCCGAAGTCATCCGCGGGAAACTCGGCATCACCATGACGGTCCTCATGGGTGCCAACATTGCCAATGAGGTCGCCGAGGAGAAGTTCTGTGAAACAACCATCG GGTGCAAAGACAAAGTATATGGACCCCTGCTGAAGGAGCTGATGCAGACCACCAACTTCCGTGTGACTGTGGTGGAAGAGTCTGATGTGGTGGAGATCTGTGGAGCCCTCAAG AACATCGTGGCAGTGGGAGCAGGCTTCTGCGACGGCCTTGGATTCGGCGACAACACCAAAGCTGCAGTGATCCGCCTCGGCCTGATGGAGATGATTGCCTTCGCCAAGGTCTTCTGCACGGACTGCCCCGTCTCCCCCGCCACGTTCCTGGAGAGCTGCGGCGTCGCCGACCTCATCACCACCTGCTACGGAGGACGCAATCGCAAGATCGGAGAGGCGTTCGCAAAGACGGGAAAA AGCATCGAGCAGCTGGAGAATGAGCTGCTGAACGGGCAGAAGCTTCAAGGTCCGGCCACAGCCAGCGAAGTCCACGTCATTTTGAAACAGAAGAGCATGATGGACAA GTTTCCTCTATTCACTGCTGTTTATCAGATCTGCTTCAACGGCCATCCGGTCACAGAGTTCATCAAGTGTTTGCAAAACCACCCTGAGCACCTGTGA